Proteins co-encoded in one Enterobacter sp. R4-368 genomic window:
- the rimL gene encoding 50S ribosomal protein L7/L12-serine acetyltransferase, protein MDDTLIPVNDHLTLHAADERFVHDLHQLIVKNRDWLQQFLNWPQSVTSVDDTRKTVQSNILLHQRGYAKMFMIVRDDVLVGVLAFNAIEPLNKTAYIGYWLDEECQRQGILSQAMQAMIDFYARRGDIRRFVIKCRVANHASNQVAGRNGFTLEGCLKQAEFLNGSYDDQNIWAKIVDKA, encoded by the coding sequence ATGGACGATACCCTTATACCGGTGAATGACCATCTCACGCTGCATGCCGCCGACGAGCGGTTTGTGCACGATCTGCACCAGTTAATTGTCAAAAACCGCGACTGGCTACAGCAGTTTCTCAACTGGCCGCAGTCGGTCACGTCCGTTGATGACACCCGTAAAACCGTGCAGAGCAATATACTGTTGCACCAGCGCGGCTACGCCAAAATGTTCATGATTGTGCGCGACGATGTGCTGGTGGGCGTGCTGGCGTTTAACGCGATTGAGCCGTTAAACAAAACGGCTTATATCGGCTACTGGCTGGATGAAGAGTGCCAGCGGCAGGGGATATTGTCTCAGGCCATGCAGGCAATGATCGATTTTTATGCCCGCCGCGGCGATATCCGCCGCTTTGTCATCAAATGCCGGGTGGCGAATCATGCCAGCAATCAGGTTGCCGGGCGCAACGGCTTTACGCTCGAAGGCTGCCTTAAACAGGCAGAATTTCTCAACGGCAGCTACGACGATCAGAATATCTGGGCGAAGATCGTCGATAAGGCCTGA
- a CDS encoding anti-sigma factor, with the protein MTLPPDEHDLHAWMDGETDEATSARIERYLAENPDAAAQVAGWRRDAQQLRQAMSQQTIALEKPEPHYLRRQVRQQRQWKLATAFALVLALSVGGYTGWELKESQMLMTHQPMEDAVQAYKLFDNAAVTPMDVVASQQTELTRWVARYFINGNQPPNLEQYGFTLSGARLIATAQGPAALIMYQDRNGTRVGWYIRPLSPVKLPHGEREAEDVMAQYWSDDHYNYALVTPMNSPAVNGLRKAVSQATS; encoded by the coding sequence ATGACGTTGCCACCGGATGAACACGATCTGCATGCCTGGATGGATGGCGAAACCGATGAGGCGACCTCAGCGCGTATCGAGCGCTATCTGGCAGAAAACCCCGATGCCGCCGCGCAGGTTGCAGGCTGGCGGCGTGACGCGCAACAACTCCGCCAGGCCATGAGCCAGCAAACTATCGCCCTGGAAAAACCGGAGCCACACTATTTACGCCGCCAGGTACGCCAGCAGCGACAGTGGAAACTGGCCACCGCGTTCGCGCTGGTACTGGCGTTAAGCGTGGGCGGTTATACGGGCTGGGAGCTGAAAGAGTCGCAGATGTTAATGACTCATCAGCCGATGGAGGACGCGGTTCAGGCTTATAAACTTTTTGATAATGCCGCCGTCACGCCAATGGATGTGGTGGCAAGCCAGCAAACCGAACTCACCCGCTGGGTCGCCCGGTATTTTATTAACGGTAACCAGCCGCCGAATCTCGAACAGTATGGTTTCACCTTATCCGGTGCGCGGCTTATCGCCACCGCGCAAGGCCCGGCGGCGCTGATTATGTATCAGGACAGGAACGGAACGCGGGTCGGCTGGTATATCCGCCCGTTAAGCCCGGTCAAACTCCCTCACGGGGAACGCGAGGCCGAAGATGTAATGGCCCAGTACTGGAGTGATGATCACTACAACTACGCGCTGGTCACACCGATGAACTCACCGGCGGTAAACGGCCTGCGCAAAGCGGTGTCGCAGGCCACCAGTTAG
- a CDS encoding RNA polymerase sigma factor — protein sequence MQLTDDEIRQVMPHLQRFALWLTRNPHSAEDLVQSCLMKALTRSPNSDGERSLRAWLFAILYRQFIDGERRKRRYMKILAFFTGEEATGASTESLAMADDTLAVFATLPTDYRAILLLVSIEGLSYKEVAQTLDIPTGTVMSRLSRARKLLHEKLDGTAAPLPLRRLK from the coding sequence ATGCAACTGACTGATGATGAGATTCGTCAGGTGATGCCACATTTGCAACGCTTTGCGCTGTGGCTAACCCGCAACCCGCACAGCGCGGAAGATTTGGTGCAAAGCTGCCTGATGAAAGCGCTGACGCGTAGCCCAAATAGTGATGGCGAACGGAGCCTGCGCGCCTGGCTGTTCGCCATTCTTTACCGTCAATTTATTGACGGCGAGCGGCGTAAGCGGCGGTATATGAAAATCCTCGCCTTTTTCACCGGCGAGGAGGCCACCGGCGCGTCAACCGAGTCACTGGCCATGGCGGATGATACGCTGGCAGTGTTCGCCACGCTGCCGACCGATTATCGTGCCATTCTGTTGCTGGTGAGCATTGAAGGGCTGAGTTATAAAGAAGTCGCCCAAACGCTCGATATCCCGACCGGCACCGTGATGTCGCGCCTGTCGCGCGCACGTAAATTGCTACATGAGAAATTAGACGGTACGGCAGCGCCGCTGCCGCTGAGGAGACTGAAATGA
- a CDS encoding cytochrome b has product MKQVAYFHPALRVLHWLMAAAIIAMLFIGVVMVSTVSSLHSLLVSIHKPLGLMIFVLVLVRLWLRFYTATPALPATLAGWQRAMAHLSHWALYAMMLAQPLIGWGMLSAAGYPVTVAGWVLPPVLPVNNDTYALLRPLHSLVALALFATVMLHLAAALFHALVLRDGVFESMSGTRKR; this is encoded by the coding sequence ATGAAACAGGTTGCCTATTTCCACCCGGCGCTACGCGTGCTGCACTGGTTAATGGCGGCGGCGATCATCGCGATGCTATTTATTGGCGTCGTGATGGTTTCCACCGTCTCATCCCTGCACAGTCTACTGGTGTCGATCCATAAACCACTGGGTTTGATGATTTTTGTGCTGGTGCTGGTTCGTCTGTGGCTGCGGTTTTATACTGCCACGCCGGCGTTACCGGCGACGCTTGCGGGCTGGCAACGCGCCATGGCGCATCTTTCACACTGGGCGCTCTATGCCATGATGCTTGCGCAACCGCTGATTGGCTGGGGAATGCTCTCGGCAGCGGGCTATCCGGTGACTGTCGCCGGTTGGGTGTTACCGCCCGTCCTGCCGGTGAATAATGATACTTACGCGCTACTGCGGCCACTGCATTCCCTGGTGGCGCTGGCGCTGTTCGCAACGGTGATGCTGCATCTGGCCGCCGCACTGTTTCATGCCCTCGTGCTCCGCGATGGCGTTTTTGAAAGTATGTCGGGAACCCGCAAGCGATGA
- a CDS encoding catalase family peroxidase, which yields MTNTPFTTGQILARLAAIAFVPLVLIVLFLWGGGWLTPARLSADKLVNVLQQAGGEHPGYRRNHAKGLCVTGSFISNGNASTLSRASVFAVGETPVTGRFAIAGGNPAAPDYAVPVRSLALAFQLANGEQWRTGMNAMPFFPVSTVEQFYELQVASLPDAATGKPDAGKFKAFVQNNPEVAPFLAWAKQNVPSSSWASDRFNSLNAFRFMDKADVAHLVRWSMVPHTDYQPISADEKRDKNFLQTDLKQRLAQGPLKWDLLITVAQPGDDGSNAAKVWPADRQTINAGTLVLTRATEQQNGPCNDINYDPLILPDGIAASDDPLLNARSAAYAKSYNARTREQSAQAGAHL from the coding sequence ATGACAAACACTCCTTTTACGACCGGCCAGATCCTTGCACGCCTTGCGGCAATCGCATTTGTTCCGCTGGTGTTGATTGTGCTGTTTCTGTGGGGCGGAGGCTGGTTAACTCCTGCGCGCCTGAGCGCAGATAAACTGGTTAATGTCTTACAACAAGCGGGCGGCGAGCATCCGGGCTATCGGCGAAATCACGCCAAAGGGCTCTGCGTTACGGGCAGTTTTATCTCTAACGGTAATGCCAGCACGCTATCGCGCGCCTCGGTATTTGCTGTCGGAGAAACGCCAGTAACCGGGCGTTTTGCCATCGCCGGAGGAAACCCCGCCGCGCCGGATTATGCTGTGCCTGTGCGCAGTCTGGCGCTGGCGTTTCAGTTAGCAAACGGTGAACAGTGGCGCACCGGCATGAACGCAATGCCCTTCTTCCCGGTCTCCACTGTTGAGCAATTCTATGAATTACAGGTTGCCTCGCTGCCCGATGCGGCAACCGGCAAACCGGATGCCGGGAAATTCAAAGCCTTCGTGCAAAACAACCCGGAGGTCGCGCCGTTTCTGGCATGGGCAAAACAGAATGTGCCTTCGTCGAGCTGGGCCAGCGATCGGTTTAACAGCCTGAACGCATTCCGGTTTATGGATAAAGCAGATGTCGCGCATCTGGTGCGCTGGAGCATGGTGCCACACACCGATTATCAGCCCATCAGCGCCGACGAAAAGCGTGATAAAAATTTCCTGCAAACGGATCTCAAACAGCGTCTGGCGCAGGGGCCACTGAAATGGGATCTGCTGATCACCGTCGCCCAGCCGGGTGATGATGGCAGCAATGCGGCGAAAGTCTGGCCGGCCGACCGGCAAACCATCAACGCCGGAACGCTGGTTCTCACCCGGGCAACCGAACAGCAAAACGGGCCATGCAATGACATCAATTACGATCCGCTGATCCTGCCGGATGGCATTGCCGCCTCCGACGATCCGTTACTCAATGCGCGTTCTGCGGCTTATGCTAAATCTTACAATGCGCGCACCCGTGAACAATCCGCCCAGGCTGGAGCTCATTTATGA